The window ACGTTGTATTATCAACACCTGATAAGTGTTATGCGCAAAGAATTCACTATTTACCAAACAACCATTCACAGAAAGAAAAGCAAGAAGTCAGTGTAATGTTAATATTAGATATGCTATCTCGTTGGTTAAATGGTCGAGAGGTTATTGGCTATTATGAATGGTTAGTACAAACTGAAACACTTATCCTTGAGAGTTAGCAGGTTATGAAGTTAAACGATTATGAGTATATTCCTGTTCTTGAAGAGAAACCGTTTCAATCGGAATTTAAGTTAATTATAACTGAATCTATTAATTGGCTTAGGTGCATATTAAAAGAAAAACTCCATAGCGTTTATGTGTATGGCAGTGTGGCAAAAGGCTGTGCAAAGCCACAACAATCAGATTTAGACCTGTGTATTATACTGTGTGATGGTCTTACTCAATTAGAGGCTACCAAACTTAATGAATTACAAATTCAATTAACGATTAATCACGCCGAAGTCAGCAAAATTGATTTTGATATTGGTATTATTACGGATGTGATGAGTGAGGCTAATTTATATAGTTGGGGGTATTGGATTAAGCATCACTGCCGTTGCATTTATGGGGATGATTTAGCAACATGTTTTAGCCAATTTACCCCTTCACGAGCAATAGCCGAAGCCGTTAATGGTGATTTTGTTGATGTGCTTAATGCTTATGTCGACCAAATCAATCATTGTAATGATGACGCTGAGTTAAAGTTATTATATCGGGCGGCATCGAGAAAGCTTATTCGTTCGACTGATATTTTACGTTGGAAAAATGATAATGACTGGCCAGAAACATTATCTGAATATACACAGAAATTCGTTCAACGTTATCCAGAACGACAAAATGAAATAAATTATTTTTTATGTCAAAGTTTACAGCCTTTTGTTGATGAGCAATTCTTGGAACATTTAGTCCAGTTTATCTGCTGGTTGGATGTTGAACATTCAAATATTATTAATAAATGAGCCAATTATGGCTCATCCGGTTGTAGTGCATTAATGATGTAATTAATACTTGAAACCCCTTTCTTGCAGGCTTTGTCTTTTAAAACTGTCGGAGTTTTATCAATGGCCATTTTTACAGAAGACAATTGATCTGTGTAGGTTTGTGCTCCAATAATCTCAGGATTATTATTTAAGTATTCAATAACCTCATCGACTCTTTGATAAAATTGCTCACATGAGTCACCATCAGTTTCTAAGGCTTTTAGTTCATTAAGTGCGTTTGGAATAAGCTGCTTCGTTTGCAACTGTACTTGTTCGATATACTTCCCAGACTTTACTTGCTCAACTATAGTCATTACCTGATTTTTCATGTTAAAAAACAAAGTAATAGCTATAACTAAAGCAATGGCTAGAATAATATTGATGCTAATACTGATCCAAAGTAAGTATTTTTTCATTACATTCCTTGAGCGAAAAATAAATCTGTAATATCAATATATAGTTTAGTCTCGTGATTAATACTTGTATTTAAGATTAACACGAAAAAAAAGGTAACCGAACAATTGGCTACCTAGATTATTATAGTTGATAGAGGTTATCGAACAGTCAAAACAGAAATTTTTGAATTCTGAATAACCATCGATGCGGTTGAGCCTAAAAAATATGTGGACATGCCAGGGCGCTTTGAGCCAATAACGATTAAATCTGCTGAAATTTCTTCAGCAACACGTAAAATCTCATCCCTTGGTGTTCCCATTAAAACTTGTGTACTGTACTTATTACTAGGAATATTAAATTCTTTAATTATCTCAGCCAGCTGCTTCGTGACATTTTCATGTTCACTATCCGCTTTTTCAGCAAAACCAAACCCCATTGTGGTATAGAAAGGAACAGTAGGAATAACCGTTAGAAAATGAATATGTGCTTTTTCATATTTAGCAAAGTATTGAATATGAGCCATAACTAATTGTGCTAAGCTTTTTTCTGTTATATCAATAGGAACCAAAATATTATTGTACATGTTTTTCTCCGGCTTTTATTTATTGAGTCCATGCAGTAATCGGGGTATTGGTTTATAAGGAGTAACTCAGTTAAATCAGTAAATGGCCTAGTTAATTAAAATAAGGTTAATTTACGTATAGGGCTTACATTATTCGGAATTTATGATAGCAGATTAATATGATAAATACTTTGACGGCGGATTCAACTTAAGCAACTTAGTGGTGTTGTTTGTAGGCTGTTTTTCATGCGCTTTGTGCTATGCAAAACTTGAGTACTTTGAATCATCATCCTCCTGTTATATGATCTATACATGGTTTGTATACATATCATATTGTTGAGGTTATTTTGGGTATCGTAAAAATTTCAGATGAACTGCATGATTATCTACGCCATGCGAGCCAGGTTATGTCCCGTTCAATTAATTCACAGGCAGAATTTTGGATTAAAATTGGTATGCAAGCTGAACTAAACCCGAGTAAGACATTTACTATGTTAATCAATGAAATGTTAGAGAAAGAGTCAATTGAATTAAAAGGAAAGGTTCATGAATAATATTACAATTAAAACAGCAGAAGAAATTGAACTGATGCGTGAGTCTGGACGACTTTTGGCTAGTGTTTTCAAAATGTTGGATTCATTTATCGTACCGGGTATTTCCACGATGGAAATTAATGATAAAGTTGAAAGCTATATTGTTAATGAGCTAGAAGCAAGGCCTGCGAGTAAAGGCCAATATGGCTACCAATATGTTTTGAATACATCGTTAAATGAAGTTGTTTGCCATGGTGTTCCAAAAACAGATGAAATTTTAAAAACAAAAGACATTATTAATGTAGATATTACGCTAGAAAAAAACGGTTTTATTGCTGATTCAAGTAAAATGTATGTGATGCCTGAAGCTTCACCACTGGCACGTAAATTGGTCAAAGATACTTATGCTGCTATGTGGGAAGGTATAAAGCAAGTTAAACCAGGCGCAACGCTAGGTGATATTGGTTCTGCTATTCAACATTATGCAGAATCTAAAGGTTATAGTGTTGTGCGCGAATATTGTGGGCATGGTATTGGGCGTGAAATGCATGAAGATCCACAGGTTCTTCATTATGGCGTACGAGGAAAAGGGGTTGAATTAAAAGAAGGAATGACATTTACGATAGAGCCAATGATTAACCAAGGTGGAATGAAAATTAAAACAAAGAAAGATGGCTGGACGGTCGTAACTAGAGATAAAAAATTATCTGCACAATCCGAACATACGGTATTAGTCACTAAAGATGGATACGAAGTTTTAACATTACGTGATGAAGAAAAATAGCGTTAAAAATAGACTTTATAAGCTTGTTACCATAAAGGTAACAGGCTTTTTTTAGATTAATTTTTACTATTGTCTCAATGCTACTGCTATACGGTTAAACGCACTCATTAAACTAATAGCGATAGTTAAATCAGAAATTTGTTCATCAGAAAAATGGTGTTTTAATTCATTAAAGAGAGCATCTGATGTATTGCTGGTAGCTATATTAACGACAGCTTCGGTCCAAGCTAATGCAGCGCGCTCTAATGAATTAAAATGATGACTAACCTGCCAGCCAGCGAGTGTGTCTATTTTTTTGTTACTGACACCATTTGAACCTAATGAGCTTGCATGCATATCTAGGCAAAATGCACAGCCATTGATTTGTGAAACTCTTAAATAAACAAGCTCTATTAGTTCTTTACCTAACCCGCTTTTATCCAATGCATTTTTGCATTAAATAAGCCCTTTATAAGCTTCAGGTGATAAATTGTTATAAGCTAATCTCAGTTCGCTCATGGGGGTTCCTTACATATTTTGTTGTCAGATGAAATGCAATGTTTGGTGCGGTTTAGTTGGAAGGTTGCGCTACTTTATTTTATAAAGAAATCAAGCTCAATAGCATTAAGTGGCATTTGTGGAAACCAATATTAGATTAGTACGACAAAAATCTATAAATTCTTGCTGAATATCGAGTGGAAGTTGGTTATCTGTAATAATATCTGTCAATTCGTCTATTTGAGCGACACGAAATAATGACCATTTACCATATTTACTACTATCAGCAAGCATAACAGAGCGTGTAGCATTTGTTATTAGATCACGTTTTAGACCTGCTTTTTCTTCTGTTGGTGTTGTAATTCCTTTTTCT is drawn from Providencia huaxiensis and contains these coding sequences:
- the map gene encoding type I methionyl aminopeptidase encodes the protein MNNITIKTAEEIELMRESGRLLASVFKMLDSFIVPGISTMEINDKVESYIVNELEARPASKGQYGYQYVLNTSLNEVVCHGVPKTDEILKTKDIINVDITLEKNGFIADSSKMYVMPEASPLARKLVKDTYAAMWEGIKQVKPGATLGDIGSAIQHYAESKGYSVVREYCGHGIGREMHEDPQVLHYGVRGKGVELKEGMTFTIEPMINQGGMKIKTKKDGWTVVTRDKKLSAQSEHTVLVTKDGYEVLTLRDEEK
- a CDS encoding universal stress protein, whose product is MYNNILVPIDITEKSLAQLVMAHIQYFAKYEKAHIHFLTVIPTVPFYTTMGFGFAEKADSEHENVTKQLAEIIKEFNIPSNKYSTQVLMGTPRDEILRVAEEISADLIVIGSKRPGMSTYFLGSTASMVIQNSKISVLTVR
- a CDS encoding DUF5339 family protein; translation: MKKYLLWISISINIILAIALVIAITLFFNMKNQVMTIVEQVKSGKYIEQVQLQTKQLIPNALNELKALETDGDSCEQFYQRVDEVIEYLNNNPEIIGAQTYTDQLSSVKMAIDKTPTVLKDKACKKGVSSINYIINALQPDEP
- a CDS encoding ParD-like family protein, which translates into the protein MGIVKISDELHDYLRHASQVMSRSINSQAEFWIKIGMQAELNPSKTFTMLINEMLEKESIELKGKVHE
- a CDS encoding nucleotidyltransferase domain-containing protein encodes the protein MKLNDYEYIPVLEEKPFQSEFKLIITESINWLRCILKEKLHSVYVYGSVAKGCAKPQQSDLDLCIILCDGLTQLEATKLNELQIQLTINHAEVSKIDFDIGIITDVMSEANLYSWGYWIKHHCRCIYGDDLATCFSQFTPSRAIAEAVNGDFVDVLNAYVDQINHCNDDAELKLLYRAASRKLIRSTDILRWKNDNDWPETLSEYTQKFVQRYPERQNEINYFLCQSLQPFVDEQFLEHLVQFICWLDVEHSNIINK